The genomic segment GAGAGGCGGATGTTCCCTTCGTTCTCTACCAGCACAATGGTGCCCGTCTCGGCGATGGCAAAATTCGCGCCTGTAATGCCCGCGTCCGCCGTGGCAAAGCCACTGCGCAAACGTTCGCGAGCAAAAGCCGCCAGTTGCGTGGCATCCTCGGGCAATTGCCGCCCCGCGACCGGACTGAGAATCTTGGATACGTCGCTCGCCCGTAAATGCATGGCCGGCGCAACCAGGTGCGACGGGCGCTGCCCGGCCACCTGAATGATGTATTCTCCGAAATCGGTCTCGATCGGCTCGATGCCAGCCGCCTCGAGCGCCGGATTCAAATGCACCTCTTCCGAGGTCATCGACTTGCTCTTCACGACCCGTTTGGCGCCTCGATCTCGCAGGATGCCGACGATGATCTCGCAGGCGTCGTCCCCATCGGCGGCAAAATGGACTTGGCCACCGCGTTTCAAAACGTTGGCCTCGAGCGTTTCCAGATGCTTGTCGAGATCGGCTAACGTGGCGTCCTTGATCGCCCGGGCCTTATCGCGCATCAAACTCGAATCGGCAAAGGCCTCGAAGGCTTCGCGATTACGCTGCCCCAGGGACGTTCCCAATAGCGAGAGCGAAGATTGCAGGCTGGCATTGGCCATCGCCAATCGGCTGGCGGCCAGAAACTCGTGATGCTCGTGTTTGGCGTAATCAGAGTCTGTTGTCATCGCACGATTTTTTTCAGGATATTGCGCCCGTGGAGCATCCAATGGCATCCGCGGCCGACCATGTCATGGCGCGAAGGGCGTCCAACCGCCTGCCAGCAAGCGTAACAGAATCGTTATGGCGGGGGCCAGGCCCACGACGGATGAGAAAACCACGATCCCCTGGGGCGGAGCAATACGGCGTGTCCTTAAGACCACGACCATCAATCCCACCGAGACCGTGCCGACGACCAGCGCTGCGAACATGAGCATTAGCGCCAGAATTTGAATCCGCCTGGCTGCACCGTCAAACGCCAGCAGGTATCCACGCGCCGCGATAAAGCCCAGTTCGCAGACCAGGGCCGTCATTACCGACAACATCCAGCCCACGGTCAGCGTTTCCACAGCCGGAGGCTCTGACGCCATCGGTGGCGCAACGGGGCGTGACTTGCGTTTCGACATGCGTATATTGTTGCGGCGATGGAATTCTTGACAACACCCGCCGCGCGTGAACGGATCGGGCCGCCTGTCGTCGTAATCGAAAAGCATTATCACCTAAATGGCTTTTGGCAAGGTTACGGCGCCACGACATCATCTCGGTCGAACACCGTTCCGTTCGTGTCCAACAGCATCCAGCCGAGCGACCCGACGACGTAGATGCCGGCCACGAATGCCGGCACCCATTCCCAGCGCCCGGTTCGTTCGACCAGAATACCGACCACCACAGGAAAGGCCGCCGCGCCGATGTTGCCAGACATGTTCATGATGCTGAAAACGGTGGGGACATGGCGACCTCCCATATCAATCGTAATAGCGTAAGCCACCGGCCCGGCGATCGCGCCAAATAGTGCCGCGGCTGCGATCAAGACTGTGACAATCTTGGTGTTAGGCGCATAGCCGGCAGCCAGGAAAAAACTCGCACAAGTCAGCATTGTGACGATGGCCGTTATCTTACGGCTGCCGCGGCGGCTGCCCGTGCGTGCCAGCAGCCAATCGGAGAATGCGCCGCCGCCGACTGAGCCCACCACCACCGCCACCAGCGCAACGCTGGTCAGCGCGCCGGCTGTCTCGATCGACGCGCCGTACACCTTTTGCAAATATTTGGGAAACCAGCTGGCAAAGAGTGCGTAGCCGGCGGCGCGAAAAAATTGCTGCCACGCGATCAACCACATCGCTTTGCTACGCGCCAGCGCCAACCACGGGGTCGGTTCCGTCGGCAATGTCTCCCGCTGGTGCACAGGCAACGCGCCGGATTCCGATCCGCGGATCGTGGCCAGCTCGGCCATGCTCACGCTGCGATGCTCTTCAGGGTGATTGCGAAACCACAGGTAAAACCCCACGGCCCACACGATTCCCGGCAAGCCGATCATCACGTAGACGGCGCGCCAGCCGAGGAACTGATCCTGCAACAGCCAGCCCCCCAGGGCGAGCGCGCCCGCCCCGCCGGCCGACATGAATCCTGTCAGCTGGCCGCTCGCAACGGCTCGCTCGGTGCGAGGAAACCAATGGGCGATCGACGAAGTAGCCGCGGGGAAAATGCCAGCCTGCGCGGCCCCAGCGGCCAATCGCAGCACCAAAAGTGTCACTAGCCCAATGGCCGCCCCAGTGCACGTGGCGGCCAGCGAGCAACCGGCGACAACGAACGCCAGCGCCGCGCGACTTCCCCAACGACTCGCTAACCAGCCGCCAGGAATCTGAAACACGGCGTAGGTGATAAAAAACGCGCCCAACACCCAGCCCATCGATTCGTCCGACAGCGCCAGCTCGCCTTGCACGAGCGTGGCGCATAACCCCAATAGCATGCGTTGGCCATAGGCCAGTGCCGCAGCCAGGCATAACCAGCCCAACACCAGATAACGGACCGGCAGCGAGAAGCTTGTATCGGGCTGTGGCGTCGTGGCGTCGGATTTCATGCCGTGCATCATAGAACCGTCGAACCGCCACCGCGCCCTGGCACAGCCGAGGATTTTCCAATTATTGAAACTCTCGAACGGCGTACCCCACGTCTTTAACGACCATCAGCGCCGTATCCATGACAGAATATAAAATGTCGTAAATGCGCCGGAACGCCGTCTCTGCGTAACGGTGGCATTATAGGATGGCCCCCGGTAGATCGCGCGGCCTACCCCGACGCACATTCGATCACCTCGTACTCTTGGTTCTCGCTGACGGCAATGCTAGGCTCGTGCGTGCTGAAGGGATGTACCCGTGGCGCAAACGCACAACTCCCGGA from the Pirellulales bacterium genome contains:
- a CDS encoding MFS transporter, giving the protein MKSDATTPQPDTSFSLPVRYLVLGWLCLAAALAYGQRMLLGLCATLVQGELALSDESMGWVLGAFFITYAVFQIPGGWLASRWGSRAALAFVVAGCSLAATCTGAAIGLVTLLVLRLAAGAAQAGIFPAATSSIAHWFPRTERAVASGQLTGFMSAGGAGALALGGWLLQDQFLGWRAVYVMIGLPGIVWAVGFYLWFRNHPEEHRSVSMAELATIRGSESGALPVHQRETLPTEPTPWLALARSKAMWLIAWQQFFRAAGYALFASWFPKYLQKVYGASIETAGALTSVALVAVVVGSVGGGAFSDWLLARTGSRRGSRKITAIVTMLTCASFFLAAGYAPNTKIVTVLIAAAALFGAIAGPVAYAITIDMGGRHVPTVFSIMNMSGNIGAAAFPVVVGILVERTGRWEWVPAFVAGIYVVGSLGWMLLDTNGTVFDRDDVVAP